The Photobacterium sp. TY1-4 DNA window AGCGTGCATGAACATACACCCCTTGAAGTTTACGGCCCGGAACCAGGCAAAATGCCAGTCCAGAATGGCATTCAGCCGACTGGTCGGGTCCGTCGCAGCGGAAACCACAGCATTTAATTCATCCTCAAAGCGTTGATGTCGCCGGACCAGAACCGCCTCGATCAATTTACTCTTTGAACCAAAATGCCGGTACATCGACGTTTTGGAAACTTCCGCCTTGTCCCGGATCAAGTCGACGCCCACCGCGGTGTAGCCAAGCTCATTAAACAGCGCTTCGGCCACATCCAGAATGTGTGTTTTCTTACTCATCACGATCCTTATACATTAAGTTTCATAAATTAGGTATTGCCTTGAGGTGTACAGGTCTGTATCATCGCCAACCGAGGTGTACAGATCTGTTCATAAAAGTATAACACAGTTGATCCATAACTTTGCATACCATTCGTAAGGAGATGAAAAAATGAAGAAACTTCGTGGGGGCGGCGCGTTACCGCCGAGACCGAAATTGATTCAGATGATGAAAGGACTGGTTGGCGGCTTCCTCGGGATTCTGACACTCAGTGTGCTGGGTCAGTCAACCGGCGTGCCATGGCTGATGGCACCTTTCGGCGCAACGTGTGTCATTTTGTTCGCCGCGCCGGCTTCACCACTGGCACAGCCACGGAATGTCATCGCCGGTCACCTGATCACTTCAGCCGTCGGGCTGGTTGCCCTGTATGCGCTCGGTGATTCAATCATCGTGATGTCGCTGGCGGTCGGGGTTGCCATCATGCTGATGCAGTACTTCCGTGCGGTTCATCCGCCTGCCGGTGCCAACCCGTTGGTCATTATTCTTGCCGGACAAGGGGTCATCGGATTTGACTACCTGATCACGCCGGTCTTGATCGGAAGTGTCACGCTGGTCGCCATCGCTTCAGTCATTAACAACTACGGCGAAGAAGGGAACTGGCCGGTTTACTGGCACGGCTTCAGCCGTCAGAAGGGGTAATCACAATGCCGAAACTTGATCTCACGTTGAATACGACGCTGCCGGAAGAAACGGTCAGCCAGGTCGTTGCCGGACTCACCGAGCTGACTCAGGCATTGCTGAACAAGCAGCCGGAAGTGACCCGAGTCCATGTTCATCAGCACCAAAGCCTGTGCTTTGTCAACGCGACCCGGGTGACCGAGCCGGCCGCCTTCGACCTGGCGATTTACATCACGGAGGGAACGAACACTGAAGAGCAGAAAGCGCAGTGGCTGCGGGCGACTTACCAGTTGCTCAGCGATGTGCTGGGAGAAGGGACAACGCAGCAGCCCAATTATATATCCATACACGAACTGGATGCCCGAAACTGGGGCTACAACGGCCTCAGCCAGTACGCCAGAAACCGTTAAGACCACACGATCTTACCCACAATAACAAGGAGATAAACACATGGAATTCACCGTACCACCTGAGTCAAGAGACGTTGTTCTGAAACTGGGTTTTGACAGCGACATCAGCCTGCCGGCCGAGCTGGATTTTCAGCCATACCAGCGCGGTTTGCGCGAAGGCGTTGATATTGCAGTGCTGTTTGATGAAACCGTGAATGATCCCAAAGGGCCTGATATGGCGTTCCTGCGCTATGAAGCCGGTGCTTATGTGCCTGGCCACGTTCACATGGGCTTTGAAACCGTGCTGGTTCTTCAGGGCGATTACATCGAAAACGGCCAGACATTTGCACCGGGTGCGTTGATTGTCCGCGCGCCCGGTACCTGCCACAGCATGGCCTCGAAAAACGGTTGTGTGATCCTGGCGTCTCGCTATCAACCGGTTAAACAGCTGGTCGAGTGATCTCATGAAGCAGACGACAGCAAAAGCCGTGGCTGAACTGATCGACAACGGTGCGGTGGTGATCCCCGGCGGGTTCGGGTGTTGCGGACATCCGGATCTGCTGACCGAGGCCCTCTCGGAGCGATTTGCCCGCGAGCAGCAACCCAAGGGACTGACCCTGCTGTTTGCCTCTGGTGCCGGAGACAAGCAAGGAAAAGGACTGGATAAACTGGCCCACCCCGGTTTGGTCAAACGCGCCATCGGCGGGTTCTGGGGATTCTGTCCG harbors:
- a CDS encoding HPP family protein, translated to MKKLRGGGALPPRPKLIQMMKGLVGGFLGILTLSVLGQSTGVPWLMAPFGATCVILFAAPASPLAQPRNVIAGHLITSAVGLVALYALGDSIIVMSLAVGVAIMLMQYFRAVHPPAGANPLVIILAGQGVIGFDYLITPVLIGSVTLVAIASVINNYGEEGNWPVYWHGFSRQKG
- a CDS encoding 4-oxalocrotonate tautomerase family protein, whose amino-acid sequence is MPKLDLTLNTTLPEETVSQVVAGLTELTQALLNKQPEVTRVHVHQHQSLCFVNATRVTEPAAFDLAIYITEGTNTEEQKAQWLRATYQLLSDVLGEGTTQQPNYISIHELDARNWGYNGLSQYARNR
- a CDS encoding cupin domain-containing protein translates to MEFTVPPESRDVVLKLGFDSDISLPAELDFQPYQRGLREGVDIAVLFDETVNDPKGPDMAFLRYEAGAYVPGHVHMGFETVLVLQGDYIENGQTFAPGALIVRAPGTCHSMASKNGCVILASRYQPVKQLVE
- a CDS encoding TetR/AcrR family transcriptional regulator, giving the protein MSKKTHILDVAEALFNELGYTAVGVDLIRDKAEVSKTSMYRHFGSKSKLIEAVLVRRHQRFEDELNAVVSAATDPTSRLNAILDWHFAWFRAVNFKGCMFMHALAEFKGHDETLADQALRHKAWLKSLLFSTFEPGEPGAEAKTEALMTFLEGMIVRAEFGEVTGYEEIYRLGVKALAAADFTGSKAKAVVAAEEAIMAQD